Within Kineococcus endophyticus, the genomic segment GTTCCAGGGGGCCCTGCGCGGTGTCCTCGGCACGGCCCCCGCCCACGAGCGCGCCGGCGTCCTGGCCGCCGTGTACGTCGTCAGCTACCTGGCCTTCGGCCTGCCGGCGGTGGTCGCCGGCTTCCTCGCCCCGCACCTCGGGCTGCGCCCCGTCGTCGACGGGTACGTCGCGCTCGTCGTCGTCGCCGGGGTGGCCGGTCTGACCGCGAGCGTCCGCGCCGGCCGCCGCACGCCGCGCCACTCGGCGGCCGTGCCCGGTCAGCTGCGCCGCTCCCCGGAGGCCTGCCCCCTGCAGGAGCGCGCCTGACCTACGGCTGGGAGCGGTGCACGACCAGCGCCGCGCCCGAGGCGACGAGGACACCCACCACCGGCCACAGGACCCAGGCCGGTGGGGGTGTGCCGTCGAAGAACGAGGGCGTCAGCAGCACCAGCACCGCGCCCGACAGGGCGGTGGCGACGACGAGGAGAGCGGTGACGGTCGATCGCTGCACCCCCGCCACGGTAGGGGCCCGGTCAAGGGCGGAGCGGTCCCTGCCGATCACCACGGCATGACCCTCCGCCCCGGTCAGCGCGTCGCCTTCAGCGGCCACTTCCTGTCCGCCCGTGCCGACCTGGAGGCCCGCGCGCGCCGGGCCGGCCTGCGCGTCGACGACGCCGTCACCGAGGGGACCGACGTCCTCGTCGCCAACGACGCGGGCTCCGGCGAGCCCGCGGTCCGCGCAGCACTGGTCCTCGGCGTCCGGCTCCTCGACGAGTACACGTTCGAGGAGCACGTCTCCCTGGTCGCCTGACCGGGGGATCTCACGCACCGGAAACACCCTGGGAATGCGCAGGTGATCTGGATCTGGTTGCCTTCCCCGGTCCACTCCGTCGACGACGACGGCGACGACCGAGGAGAGGAAGCTGCATGTCAGTCGACGACCGGGGGAGCGGAGCGGGGCAGGCGACCGCCCAGCGCGACTTCTCCCACGAGGACGGCGGGCTCCACAAGAGCCTGAAGAACCGCCAGCTCCAGATGATCGCCATCGGCGGGGCGATCGGCACGGGCCTCTTCCTCGGCGCGGGCGGGCGCCTGGCCAACGCGGGCCCCGGGCTCTTCATCGTCTACGGGATCTGCGGCTTCTTCGTCTTCCTCATGCTGCGCGCCCTCGGCGAGCTCGTCCTGCACCGGCCCTCGTCCGGCTCCTTCGTCTCCTACGCCCGCGAGTTCTACGGCGAGAAGGCCGCCTTCGTCGCAGGCTGGATGTACTGGTTCAACTGGGCCATGACGGCGATCGTGGACATCACGGCGATCGCCCTCTACCTGCACTACTGGAGCGCCTTCAGTTCCGCGCCGCAGTGGCTGCTGGCGCTCGCCGCCCTCGTGGTGGTCCTGGCCCTCAACCTCGTCTCGGTGAAGATCTTCGGCGAGATGGAGTTCTGGTTCGCGCTCATCAAGGTCGTCGCCCTGACGGCCTTCCTGCTGATCGGCATCGTCTTCCTCGCCGGCCGCTTCCCGATCGAGGGCAAGCCGACGGGGCTGAGCGTCATCAGCGACAACGGCGGCTGGTTCCCCACCGGGGCCGTCCCGCTCGTCGTCGTCATCTCCGGCGTCGTCTTCGCCTACGCGGCCGTCGAGCTCGTCGGTACCGCCGCGGGGGAGACCGAGAACCCCGAGAAGATCATGCCGCGGGCGATCAACACCGTGATCATCCGCATCGTCGTCTTCTACTGCGGTTCGCTCATCCTGCTGGCCCTGCTGCTGCCCTACACGGCCTTCAGCGCCGACGAGAGCCCCTTCGTCACCTTCTTCTCCAGGCTCGGCGTCCCCGGCGCGGGCGACATCATGAACTTCGTCGTGCTGACGTCGGCCCTGTCGAGCCTGAACGCCGGGCTCTACTCCACCGGCCGCATCGTCCGCTCCATGGCGATGAACGGCTCCGCCCCCAAGTTCGCGGCCAAGCTCAACAAGGGCGGCGTCCCCTTCGGCGGCATCGCCATCACCGGCGTCGTCGCCGTCCTCGGCGTCGTCCTCAACTACCTCGCCCCCGGCCGCGCCTTCGAGATCGTCCTCAACGCCTCCGCGCTGGGCATCATCGCCAGCTGGGGCACGATCGTGCTCTGCCAGATGCGGCTGCACGCGTGGTCGAAGAAGGGCATCGTGCAGCGCCCGCACTACCGGCTGTTCGGCGCCCCGTTCACGGGCTACCTCGTCCTGGCCTTCCTCGTCGCGGTCCTCGCGATCATGGCCTACGACCCTGACAGCCGTCCCACGGTCCTGGCCCTCGTGGTGATCGTCCCGCTGCTGGTGCTCGGCTGGTTCGCCGTCCGCAAGCGGGTCCTGGCCGCCGCCGAGGAGCGCATGGGCTACACCGGCGAGTTCCCGGTCAAGGCGGACCGCCGCCCGCGCGACTAGACCGGTACCGGGTCCGCAATCCGGCAGGACGCCGTCGCCCCCTTCGTCCTAGGGTGGAGGGGACGGCGGCGTCCTGCCGCGTCGAGCCCCGCCCGGCGCTGTGCGAGGCACCCCGCGACTGCCCCCGAGGACCTCCCGCGCATGTCCGCGCTCCAGACCGCGCCCACCACCCGTCGCCCCTCGACCGTCGGCCTCGTCGTCCTGCTCGGCGCCATGGCCGCCCTCGGCGCCGTGACGATCGACCTCTACCTGCCGTCGCTGCCGGAGGTCGCCGAGGACCTCGGGACGACCCACGCGCGCACCCAGCTGACGATCACCGGCGTCCTCGTGGGCTCCGCGCTCGGCCAGCTCGTCGTCGGCCCGCTCTCGGACGCCTTCGGACGCCGTCGGCCCGCGATGGTCGGGTTCGGCGTCTACGTCGTCGCCAGCGCCCTGTGCGCGGTGGCGCCGAACCTGCCCACGCTCGTCGCGTTCCGCGTGCTGTCCGGCGTCGGCGCCTCGGCCGGGGCCGTCATCGGCATGGCCGTCATCCGCGACCTCTTCACCGGCCCTGCGGCGGCGCGCCTGCAGTCCCGGCTGGTGCTCGTCATCGGCGTCGCCCCCCTCTTCGCCCCGACGGTCGGCGGGTTCATCGCGAACCACACGGGCTGGCGGCCGGTCCTCGGCCTGCTCGTCCTCGCCGGTGCCGGCGTGCTCATCGCCGTCTGGCGCTCGCTGCCGGAGACGCGCCGCGAATTGTGCGACTCCGCCGCCCAGGCCCGCGCCGAGGTCGAGGCCGCGCCGATCGTCCCCGAGCGCGCGCGCCGCGTGCTGCGGACCTTCGCCGGGTACCGCGAGCTCGTCCGCGACCCGCGCTTCCTCGCCCTGGCCGCCATGCCCGGTCTCGCGCTCGCGACGATCATGTCCTACGTCTCGACGTCGGTCTTCGTCCTCCAGGACGGCTTCGGCCTCACCGGCACCGGTTTCGCCGTGTTCTTCGCCCTCAACGGGACCGCCCTCATCGGCGGCACCCAGCTCAACGCGGCCCTCGTCGAACGCTTCGGCTCGCCCCGCCTCCTGCGGGTGGGCGTGGCCGGTGCGTTCGTCTTCGGCGTGGCCCTGACCGTCTCCCTGCTGTCCGGGACCGACCGTCTCGTGCTCTTCGCCGCCCCGCTCTACCTCCTCCTGCTGAGCCTGGGCCTGATCATGCCCAACGCCGTCGTGCTCGCCCTCGAGCCCTACGGCGACAGCGCCGGAGCGGCCGCCGCCCTCGTCACGGCCCTGCAGTCGGGGGTGGGCGGCCTCGTCGGCGTCCTCGTCGGCCTGCTCGGCGGCGACGCGCACGCCATGGCGTTCGTCGTCCTCGGCGCCGTCCTGATCAACGTCGCCCTCCTGGCCTCGGTGTGGCGGAGGATCCGTCCTACTGTGAGGTCATGACCTCGATCACGGACGCCCAGCCCGCGGGCAGCGACGTCGACCCGTCGGTCCGCCCTCAGGACGACCTCTTCCGGCACGTCAACGGCCGCTGGCTCGCGACGACGGAGATCCCCGACGACCGCGCCGTCGACGGGGCCTTCATCCGCCTGCGCGACCAGTCCGAGGCCGAGTGCCGCACCATCGTCGAGTCCGCCGCCGAGGCCGCGGCCACCGGCGAGGCGGCGCCCGGCACGGTCCGCCAGAAGATCGGTGACCTGTTCGCCAGCTTCATGGACACCGACCGCATCGAGGCCCTCGGCGCGACCCCGCTCGACCCCGAGCTCGCCGCCGTCGACGCCGTCACCGACCACGCCGGCCTCGTCCGCCAGGTCGGCGCCTTCGAGCGCTCCGGCGTCGGCGGGCCCTTCGCCTACTGGGTCGACACCGACAACGCCAAGTCCGACGAGTACGTCGTCTACCTCACCCAGTCCGGCCTCGGCCTGCCCGACGAGTCGTACTACCGCGAGGAGCAGTACGCCCCGATCCGCGAGGCCTACCGCGGCCACGTCGAGCGCATCCTCACCCTCGGGCACCGTCCCGACCCCGCCGGTGCGGCGCAGCGCATCCTCGACCTGGAGACGGCGCTCGCGGCCCACCACTGGGACCGCGTGAAGAACCGCGACGCGAACGCCACCTACAACAAGGTGGACCGCGCGGGCCTGGACGCGCTGCTGCCCGGGATCGACCTGGCGGCCTGGCTGGACGCCGCCGAGCTGCCGGACTCCGCCTTCGCCCAGGTCGTCGTCCGCCAGCCCAGCTACCTCACGGGCATGGCCGAGGTCCTGCTGGCGACGCCGGTGGAGACGTGGAAGGACTGGCTCGGCTGGCGCGTCCTGCACCAGGCCGCCGTGTTCCTGTCCCAGGACTTCGTCGAGGAGAACTTCGCCTTCTACGGCACGACGCTGACCGGCGCGCCCCAGCTGCGCGAGCGGTGGAAGCGCGGGGTGGGCCTGGTCGAGGGCAACCTCGGGGAGGCCCTGGGCGAGCTCTACGTCGCCGAGCACTTCCCGCCGGCCGCCAAGGCGCGCATGCAGGAGCTCGTGGCCAACCTCGTCGAGGCGTACCGGCAGGACATCGAGGCCCTCGACTGGATGACGCGGGAGACCAAGGACCGGGCGCTGGAGAAGCTCGGCCAGTTCACGCCCAAGATCGGCCACCCCGACCGCTGGCGGGACTACTCCGCGCTGACGATCGACCGGAGCGACTTGCTCGGCAACGTCCGCCGCGCGTTCGCCTTCGAGGTGGACCGCGAGCTG encodes:
- a CDS encoding M13 family metallopeptidase, with protein sequence MTSITDAQPAGSDVDPSVRPQDDLFRHVNGRWLATTEIPDDRAVDGAFIRLRDQSEAECRTIVESAAEAAATGEAAPGTVRQKIGDLFASFMDTDRIEALGATPLDPELAAVDAVTDHAGLVRQVGAFERSGVGGPFAYWVDTDNAKSDEYVVYLTQSGLGLPDESYYREEQYAPIREAYRGHVERILTLGHRPDPAGAAQRILDLETALAAHHWDRVKNRDANATYNKVDRAGLDALLPGIDLAAWLDAAELPDSAFAQVVVRQPSYLTGMAEVLLATPVETWKDWLGWRVLHQAAVFLSQDFVEENFAFYGTTLTGAPQLRERWKRGVGLVEGNLGEALGELYVAEHFPPAAKARMQELVANLVEAYRQDIEALDWMTRETKDRALEKLGQFTPKIGHPDRWRDYSALTIDRSDLLGNVRRAFAFEVDRELAKLGAPVDRSEWFMTPQTVNAYYNPGMNEIVFPAAILRPPFFSLDADDAENYGGIGAVIGHEIGHGFDDQGSKYDGLGNLNDWWTDADRTEFGQRTQALIDQYDALEPPETPGKKVNGSLTVGENIGDLGGLTIAHKAYEIALGGEEAPVVDGLTGSQRLFFGWAKVWCGKVRPAEVERRLAIDPHSPPEFRCNAVVRNLVEFHDAFGTQPGDGLWLDPADRVRIW
- a CDS encoding amino acid permease, with product MSVDDRGSGAGQATAQRDFSHEDGGLHKSLKNRQLQMIAIGGAIGTGLFLGAGGRLANAGPGLFIVYGICGFFVFLMLRALGELVLHRPSSGSFVSYAREFYGEKAAFVAGWMYWFNWAMTAIVDITAIALYLHYWSAFSSAPQWLLALAALVVVLALNLVSVKIFGEMEFWFALIKVVALTAFLLIGIVFLAGRFPIEGKPTGLSVISDNGGWFPTGAVPLVVVISGVVFAYAAVELVGTAAGETENPEKIMPRAINTVIIRIVVFYCGSLILLALLLPYTAFSADESPFVTFFSRLGVPGAGDIMNFVVLTSALSSLNAGLYSTGRIVRSMAMNGSAPKFAAKLNKGGVPFGGIAITGVVAVLGVVLNYLAPGRAFEIVLNASALGIIASWGTIVLCQMRLHAWSKKGIVQRPHYRLFGAPFTGYLVLAFLVAVLAIMAYDPDSRPTVLALVVIVPLLVLGWFAVRKRVLAAAEERMGYTGEFPVKADRRPRD
- a CDS encoding multidrug effflux MFS transporter, which codes for MSALQTAPTTRRPSTVGLVVLLGAMAALGAVTIDLYLPSLPEVAEDLGTTHARTQLTITGVLVGSALGQLVVGPLSDAFGRRRPAMVGFGVYVVASALCAVAPNLPTLVAFRVLSGVGASAGAVIGMAVIRDLFTGPAAARLQSRLVLVIGVAPLFAPTVGGFIANHTGWRPVLGLLVLAGAGVLIAVWRSLPETRRELCDSAAQARAEVEAAPIVPERARRVLRTFAGYRELVRDPRFLALAAMPGLALATIMSYVSTSVFVLQDGFGLTGTGFAVFFALNGTALIGGTQLNAALVERFGSPRLLRVGVAGAFVFGVALTVSLLSGTDRLVLFAAPLYLLLLSLGLIMPNAVVLALEPYGDSAGAAAALVTALQSGVGGLVGVLVGLLGGDAHAMAFVVLGAVLINVALLASVWRRIRPTVRS